GAGCTTGAAGCGGGCACGCACACGCGCGCCGGTTTTCACTGGCGACATGAAGCGGACTTTGTCGAAGCCATAATTGATGCCCATCGTGGCACCTTCCAGCATCGGCAGCGCTTCAAATGCCAGTGTCGAAAGCAGCGACAACGTCAGAAAGCCATGAGCAATCGTGCCGCCGAAAGGCGTTTCCTTGATTGCGCGCTCCGGATCAACATGAATGAACTGATGATCGTCCGTCGCATCCGCGAACTGATTAATCATCGCCTGTGTGACTTCACGCCACTCGGAGCATCCAATTTCCGTACCGATTGCTTCGCGCAACTGGTCGAGCGTAATTGCGTCTTTCATGCCATGAAACTTTCTGCTGAACTGATACTCTTTTGTTATCCATTAAAGCATTTGAGCCAAAAGTGCGAAGCGGTTTTGCGTGGGATAATGCGTAAAAACAAATAATTAGAGGGCTCCAACGACTCGATCTTAACTGGAACCGCTCTAATCACAAGACGGCAAGGTCGCCGATTAGGCAGCGACCAGTATTTCACGTGCAATATCATCCCAGTGCGAGAAAACGCGGTTTGCGCCCTTTGATGATAGCTTTTCGGTATGACCTTCATAAGTATGGCCACCGCCCGTATAACCAAAAGCAGTCATGCCAGCAGCAACAGCTCCCTCAATGCCAAAAGGCGAGTCTTCAATCACCACGCAGCGCGCTGGATCAATGCCCATCTTGTCTGCGGCAAACAGGAAGAGATCCGGCGCAGGCTTGCCGCGCTTGACCATGCTGGAAGAATAGACCGCTTCTCCAAAATATTGGTTGATCCCCGTCTTCTCCAGACTGAATGCAATCCGCTCCGGCTGCGAAGACGAGGCAACGCAACGCTTATGCGGCAGAACCTTAAGAAAATCTGCAATGCCCACGGCAGGCTGCAAGTGTTCGGCAAACAGGATTTTCGTCTCAGGCCAAAACTGACTGGTCGCCTCTTCCGGCAAACGATGACCCGTCAGATCGGCAATCATGTCCATAATATCTGCCTGCTTCATGCCAATCCCCTTGGCTACAGTGCCTTGCGGCAGTGCCATACCGTGATTGGCATAAACCTGCTCGAATGCACGGCAAGATAGTGGTTCGCTATCGACGAGCACGCCGTCGCAATCAAAGATAACGAGGTCGAAGGGGGATAGATTACTCATGAAGGCTCCGATGGAGTAGGTATGTGGAATGCGTATTTTGTCGCGCCGATTTGAGGTGCGCGCTTGCCACTGTTGATATAGAGACTGTTCGTCAATTGCGCATCTATAACAGTATAAGCGTGACAAAATTATCGCGGAATAGATAGTGAAAGCATTTGAGCCATCAGGACGTGAGCTTTTTGCGTCAGATAATGCGTAAAGACAAAAAGTGAGACGCGGTTCCAACGATTCAGTCTTAACTGGAGCCGCTTTAAAAAATTGCGGAGACTCTCATGACAACGAATGTGGCACTGGTTGGATTGG
This sequence is a window from Ochrobactrum quorumnocens. Protein-coding genes within it:
- a CDS encoding HAD family hydrolase, with amino-acid sequence MSNLSPFDLVIFDCDGVLVDSEPLSCRAFEQVYANHGMALPQGTVAKGIGMKQADIMDMIADLTGHRLPEEATSQFWPETKILFAEHLQPAVGIADFLKVLPHKRCVASSSQPERIAFSLEKTGINQYFGEAVYSSSMVKRGKPAPDLFLFAADKMGIDPARCVVIEDSPFGIEGAVAAGMTAFGYTGGGHTYEGHTEKLSSKGANRVFSHWDDIAREILVAA
- a CDS encoding MaoC family dehydratase, which gives rise to MKDAITLDQLREAIGTEIGCSEWREVTQAMINQFADATDDHQFIHVDPERAIKETPFGGTIAHGFLTLSLLSTLAFEALPMLEGATMGINYGFDKVRFMSPVKTGARVRARFKLANADIRPSGRVVNHYDVTLEVENMVKPALTATWLTIAVVEPPQA